The Callithrix jacchus isolate 240 chromosome X, calJac240_pri, whole genome shotgun sequence genome contains a region encoding:
- the TIMM8A gene encoding mitochondrial import inner membrane translocase subunit Tim8 A yields MDSSSSSSAAGLGAVDPQLQHFIEVETQKQRFQQLVHQMTELCWEKCMDKPGPKLDSRAEACFVNCVERFIDTSQFILNRLEQTQKSKPVFSESLSD; encoded by the exons ATggattcctcctcctcttcctccgcGGCAGGTTTGGGTGCAGTGGACCCGCAGTTGCAGCATTTCATCGAGGTAGAGACTCAAAAGCAGCGCTTCCAGCAGTTGGTGCACCAGATGACTGAACTTTGTTGG GAGAAGTGCATGGACAAGCCTGGGCCAAAGTTGGACAGTCGGGCTGAGGCCTGTTTTGTGAACTGCGTTGAGCGCTTCATTGATACAAGCCAGTTCATCTTGAATCGACTGGAACAGACCCAGAAATCCAAGCCAGTCTTCTCAGAAAGCCTTTCTGACTGA